From Gallus gallus isolate bGalGal1 chromosome 14, bGalGal1.mat.broiler.GRCg7b, whole genome shotgun sequence, one genomic window encodes:
- the NDE1 gene encoding nuclear distribution protein nudE homolog 1 isoform X1, whose product MEDSEEHHFSSVEEETRYWKELAMKYKQCAENIQEELCEFQEGSREYEAELETQLQQTESRNRDLLSENNRLRIELESVKEKFEMQHSEWYRQVSALEDDLAQTKAIKDQLQKYIRELEQANDDLERAKRAAIMSLEDFEQRLNQAIERNAFLESELDEKENLLESVQRLKDEARDLRQELAVQQKQEKPKTPMRTSLETERTDTAVQASLSLPSTPSLHRAPNINIPTPATFRRGFEDSYCATPLTPAARISALNIMGDLLRKVGALESKLASCRNFVYDQSPDRTTVSMYMNRDALETRMSPHQPLCDTGLVKRLEFGTRPSSTPGPMSHPSQSVVKMLL is encoded by the exons ATGGAAGACTCAGAAGAACATCACTTCAGCTCAGTTGAAGAGGAAACCAGATACTGGAAAGAGTTGGCTATGAAATACAAGCAATG TGCTGAGAATATACAGGAGGAACTGTGTGAATTCCAAGAAGGGAGCCGAGAATATGAAGCTGAACTGGAAACTCAGCTGCAGCAAACAGAGTCCAGAAACAGAGatcttctttcagaaaacaacCGTTTGCGAATAGAACTGGAGTCTGTTAAG GAAAAGTTTGAAATGCAGCATTCAGAATGGTACAGGCAAGTCTCTGCACTGGAAGATGACTTGGCACAGACAAAAGCTATTAAAGATcaacttcagaaatacattCGAGAACTTGAGCAAGCAAATGATGACTTGGAAAGAGCAAAAAG AGCCGCTATAATGTCTCTTGAGGATTTTGAGCAGCGCCTAAACCAGGCTAttgaaagaaatgcttttctggaGAGTGAGCtggatgagaaagaaaaccttcTGGAGTCTGTGCAACGTCTGAAAGATGAAGCTAGAG ATCTACGACAAGAGCTTGCAGTGCAGCAGAAACAGGAGAAACCCAAAACACCAATGCGAACTAGcctggaaacagaaagaacagacaCTGCAGTTCAAGCATCCTTATCTTTGCCTTCAACTCCCTCTCTGCACCGAGCACCCAACATCAACATACCCACCCCTGCAACATTTAGGAGAG GTTTTGAGGACAGTTACTGTGCAACCCCTCTCACACCTGCTGCCAGAATATCTGCACTTAACATCATGGGAGACTTGCTGCGAAAAGTAGGG GCTTTGGAGTCCAAACTTGCCTCCTGCCGAAACTTTGTGTATGACCAGTCTCCAGACAGAACCACAGTGTCCATGTACATGAATAGAGATGCCCTTGAAACACGCATGAGTCCTCACCAGCCTCTCTGTGATACAGG GTTGGTGAAACGCCTGGAGTTTGGAACAAGACCTTCAAGTACTCCAGGACCAATGAGCCATCCTTCACAAAGTGTTGTTAAGATGCTgctatga